A stretch of the Dichotomicrobium thermohalophilum genome encodes the following:
- a CDS encoding putative sulfate/molybdate transporter: MTVDRGTPYRWSAQELSGALGDLGTLLPLALGAIAVAGLAPAGVLAGFGLFYVATALIYRLPVPVQPMKAMAAIAMTGAVTPAMLAAGGVLTGVVLLVLGLTGLITRFARIVPQSIIAGLQLGLGLALGAVALELMAGHPAIGGVVLAVLALMFVAPKLPTALLGVAVAIVLGQVFGVQNAALGAVQTLSLRELWPSVAELEGAVSQLVLPQLALTLTNAVLLTALIAGDYFGKEAEHVTTRRLATTSGLANIALAPFGALPMCHGAGGLAAHYRFGARSGAAPLILGLAFLGLALAPAEIAAMMFAAIPAAGLGALLLFAAGELAISKRLFDSRPSCWPVIAITAGVTAVFDPFWGLLVGGVAESIRALLVRLVFGHRTASGP; the protein is encoded by the coding sequence GTGACTGTCGATCGCGGCACCCCTTATCGCTGGTCCGCGCAGGAGCTGAGCGGCGCGCTCGGCGACCTCGGCACGCTTTTGCCACTGGCTCTGGGCGCGATCGCGGTCGCGGGGCTTGCGCCGGCAGGCGTGCTGGCGGGCTTCGGGCTGTTCTACGTCGCGACAGCGCTGATCTACCGGCTGCCGGTGCCGGTGCAGCCCATGAAAGCGATGGCCGCGATCGCAATGACGGGCGCAGTGACTCCGGCGATGCTGGCGGCGGGCGGCGTTTTGACGGGCGTTGTGCTGCTGGTGCTCGGGCTAACAGGGCTGATCACACGGTTCGCGCGGATCGTGCCACAGTCCATCATTGCCGGTTTGCAGCTTGGGCTGGGGTTGGCGCTGGGCGCGGTGGCGCTGGAGCTGATGGCCGGCCACCCGGCGATCGGGGGCGTGGTGCTCGCCGTGCTCGCGCTGATGTTCGTCGCGCCGAAGCTGCCGACTGCGCTGCTCGGTGTCGCCGTTGCGATCGTGCTGGGGCAGGTGTTCGGCGTGCAGAATGCCGCGCTTGGGGCCGTCCAGACGCTCTCGCTCCGGGAATTGTGGCCATCAGTGGCTGAACTTGAGGGCGCGGTCTCTCAGCTCGTTCTGCCGCAACTCGCGCTCACGCTCACCAACGCCGTGCTGCTCACCGCGCTGATCGCTGGCGACTATTTCGGCAAGGAGGCTGAGCACGTGACGACCCGGCGGCTGGCAACGACCAGCGGTCTGGCGAATATCGCCCTGGCGCCGTTTGGCGCGCTACCCATGTGTCACGGCGCGGGCGGGCTGGCGGCGCATTACCGCTTTGGCGCGCGCAGCGGCGCGGCGCCGCTCATTCTGGGGCTGGCATTCCTCGGGCTGGCGCTTGCCCCCGCAGAGATTGCCGCAATGATGTTTGCGGCGATCCCGGCGGCCGGACTGGGCGCACTCCTGCTCTTCGCGGCGGGCGAACTGGCCATCAGCAAGCGGCTGTTCGACTCCCGCCCCTCCTGTTGGCCGGTTATTGCCATCACCGCGGGGGTGACGGCCGTCTTTGACCCATTCTGGGGTCTGCTCGTGGGCGGGGTGGCAGAGAGCATCCGTGCCCTGCTCGTCCGCCTGGTTTTCGGTCATCGCACGGCGTCCGGCCCTTAA
- a CDS encoding molybdate ABC transporter substrate-binding protein translates to MTVQDIPVVVFAAGSLEAPLNRIADSFTAAFHDKVQPYFGPSGVLRQEIEWGETAHVFASANMEHPGALEAEGGGGPVALFARNALCALARGDMTVTPDTLLDVLLKDDITVGISTPKADPSGDYALAMFERAEAVAPGAADRLKAKALTLTGAPESTPPPEGHNPYAWVIEEGAADIFLTYRTNAARAVVQKPDLQMVALPPQLAVSADYGLMVMNGAPEAAWRFALYVLSPAGQAILAEYGFDAVNLPQGDR, encoded by the coding sequence ATGACCGTTCAGGATATTCCCGTTGTGGTGTTCGCCGCCGGCAGCCTCGAGGCACCGCTCAATCGAATCGCTGACAGTTTCACGGCGGCCTTTCACGACAAGGTGCAACCCTATTTCGGCCCGTCCGGCGTGCTGCGCCAGGAGATTGAATGGGGGGAGACGGCGCATGTCTTTGCGTCCGCGAACATGGAACACCCCGGCGCGCTCGAAGCCGAGGGCGGGGGCGGCCCGGTGGCGCTGTTTGCGCGAAATGCGCTGTGCGCGCTGGCGCGCGGGGACATGACGGTGACGCCGGATACGCTGCTCGATGTCCTGCTGAAGGATGACATTACCGTGGGTATCTCGACGCCGAAGGCCGACCCGTCAGGTGATTATGCCCTGGCGATGTTCGAACGGGCTGAGGCGGTCGCGCCCGGCGCTGCGGATCGCCTGAAAGCCAAGGCGCTGACGCTCACCGGCGCGCCGGAGAGCACCCCGCCGCCTGAAGGGCACAACCCCTACGCCTGGGTGATCGAGGAGGGCGCGGCCGATATCTTCCTGACTTACCGCACCAATGCCGCGCGGGCCGTCGTGCAGAAGCCCGACCTGCAAATGGTCGCGCTGCCACCGCAACTCGCCGTGAGTGCCGACTATGGCCTTATGGTGATGAACGGCGCGCCCGAGGCGGCCTGGCGCTTCGCGCTCTATGTCCTCTCGCCGGCCGGCCAGGCCATCCTCGCCGAATACGGGTTCGATGCCGTCAACCTGCCCCAAGGAGACCGCTAG
- a CDS encoding iron ABC transporter substrate-binding protein produces MMRLAVLFAILLIAIPAEARTVTDSAGRAVEVPEEINTVFAAGPPAAIFLYVLKPEAMTGWPRALKPDERPFIAAPYRDLPETGRLTGRGGEANLERVLEIAPDLIFDFGSVRDTYIDLANRVQAQTGIPYVLIDGRFESTPEALRLMGEILGVPERGERLARDVEETFARIDQIVAELPEEERPRVYLARGPNGLETGTRGSINTEIIERAGGINVADAPGRGRIVQASIEQVIVANPDTIVTWDPTFYKNVWDNPLWQGIEAVKRERVYLAPSAPFGWIDRPPSINRMMGLKWMAATLYPDRWEGDLAKEVKDFYSLYYHIDLSDEKLNTLLEWAKGRPPQ; encoded by the coding sequence ATGATGCGACTGGCCGTCCTCTTCGCGATCCTGCTCATCGCGATCCCCGCCGAGGCCCGCACCGTGACCGACAGCGCGGGCCGCGCGGTGGAGGTGCCAGAGGAGATCAACACCGTCTTTGCCGCCGGCCCGCCCGCGGCGATCTTCCTTTATGTCCTGAAGCCGGAGGCGATGACTGGCTGGCCCCGCGCGCTGAAACCCGATGAGCGGCCCTTCATCGCCGCGCCATATCGCGACCTGCCGGAGACCGGGCGGCTCACCGGGCGCGGCGGCGAGGCCAATCTCGAACGGGTTCTGGAGATCGCGCCAGACTTGATCTTCGACTTCGGCTCGGTGCGCGACACCTATATCGACCTGGCCAATCGCGTGCAGGCGCAAACCGGCATTCCCTACGTACTGATCGACGGGCGCTTCGAGAGTACGCCGGAGGCGCTGCGGCTGATGGGCGAGATACTCGGCGTGCCGGAGCGTGGCGAGCGGCTGGCGCGCGATGTCGAGGAGACCTTCGCCCGGATCGACCAAATCGTTGCTGAGCTGCCGGAGGAGGAGCGCCCGCGGGTCTATCTGGCGCGCGGCCCCAACGGGCTGGAGACCGGCACGCGCGGCTCGATCAACACCGAGATCATCGAACGCGCGGGCGGCATAAACGTCGCCGATGCGCCGGGGCGCGGGCGGATCGTGCAGGCCTCGATCGAGCAGGTGATCGTTGCCAACCCGGACACCATCGTCACCTGGGACCCGACCTTCTACAAGAATGTCTGGGACAATCCGCTCTGGCAGGGCATCGAGGCGGTCAAGCGCGAGCGCGTCTATCTCGCGCCGTCCGCGCCGTTCGGCTGGATCGACCGGCCGCCCTCCATTAACCGCATGATGGGCCTGAAATGGATGGCCGCGACGCTCTATCCCGACCGGTGGGAGGGCGACCTCGCCAAGGAAGTCAAAGATTTCTACAGCCTGTATTATCATATCGACCTCAGTGACGAGAAACTGAACACGCTGCTTGAATGGGCCAAGGGACGACCGCCACAGTAA
- a CDS encoding FecCD family ABC transporter permease, producing MGQGTTATVSRARAGGLSLGVTLAGALALLALAALMIGPYQLSPGQVLGALIGTGNAQAEIVVWNVRLPRVAAALLVGAALAAAGASYQALFRNPLVSPDILGVSAGAGLGAVLGIFLSLPVLGIQLSAFAGGLGAVGLVLVVASAVRHGDRTLILVLTGVVVGALAGAATSLVKVLADPYDQLPAITFWLLGSLAAVTPADVAPAILPVTVGLAALGLLRWRINVLGMGDEEARALGVEAGRLRLWTIAAATLVTASVTAVAGVIGWVGLVIPHIGRMLVGPGFGRLLPVSAAVGAGYLLVVDTLARTIAATEVPLGILTAVIGAPFFIWLLARGRRGWS from the coding sequence ATGGGCCAAGGGACGACCGCCACAGTAAGCCGCGCCCGCGCCGGGGGCTTGAGCCTCGGGGTGACGCTCGCGGGCGCGCTAGCGCTGCTCGCGCTGGCGGCGTTGATGATTGGGCCGTATCAGCTTTCGCCGGGCCAGGTCCTCGGCGCGCTGATCGGCACGGGCAATGCCCAAGCGGAAATCGTCGTGTGGAACGTACGCCTGCCGCGGGTGGCGGCGGCGCTGCTGGTCGGCGCGGCGCTGGCGGCGGCGGGGGCCTCCTATCAGGCGCTGTTCCGCAATCCGCTGGTCTCGCCGGATATTCTCGGCGTCTCCGCCGGCGCGGGGCTGGGCGCGGTGCTCGGCATCTTTCTGTCGCTGCCGGTGCTCGGCATCCAGCTTTCGGCCTTTGCGGGCGGTCTGGGCGCGGTCGGGCTGGTTCTGGTGGTGGCGAGTGCGGTTCGCCACGGGGACCGGACGCTCATCCTCGTGCTGACCGGCGTCGTGGTCGGCGCGCTGGCGGGCGCGGCAACATCGCTCGTGAAGGTCCTGGCCGATCCTTACGATCAGCTTCCGGCGATCACATTCTGGCTGCTCGGCTCGCTGGCGGCGGTCACGCCCGCTGATGTCGCGCCGGCGATCCTGCCGGTCACAGTGGGGTTGGCGGCGCTGGGGTTATTGCGCTGGCGGATCAACGTGCTCGGCATGGGGGATGAAGAGGCGCGCGCGCTCGGTGTCGAGGCCGGGCGGCTGCGGCTGTGGACCATCGCGGCCGCGACGCTTGTGACCGCGAGCGTCACGGCGGTCGCAGGCGTGATCGGCTGGGTCGGGCTGGTCATTCCGCATATCGGGCGCATGCTGGTCGGGCCGGGCTTCGGCCGGCTCTTGCCTGTCTCCGCAGCGGTCGGCGCGGGCTACCTGCTCGTCGTTGACACGCTCGCGCGTACCATCGCGGCGACGGAAGTACCGCTGGGTATTCTCACGGCGGTGATTGGCGCGCCGTTCTTCATCTGGCTGCTGGCGCGCGGCCGGCGCGGGTGGTCGTGA
- a CDS encoding ABC transporter ATP-binding protein, with translation MMLEARDLAIGHGGKAIGAGLSLDVRPGEILCLLGPNGCGKTTLFKTLLGLIPALGGQVRVDGASLAGLSRAQIAQAVAYVPQQHAPPFPYEAIEIVLMGRTARLGAFAQPGAADRRVAEASLERLGIADLAGRDYSRLSGGQRQLVLIARALAQEAPLVVMDEPTASLDFGNQARVLAEVAKLARDAESEERGVILSTHDPDQAFALGADVLLMRDGAIVGRGRPEEALTGESLSAVYGVPVSVERTESGRLVCAPALRHSAPSMTCDALMMT, from the coding sequence GTGATGCTGGAAGCCCGCGACCTGGCAATCGGCCACGGAGGCAAGGCGATCGGCGCTGGCCTTTCGCTCGATGTGCGCCCCGGTGAAATCCTCTGCCTCCTTGGCCCGAATGGCTGCGGCAAGACCACGCTGTTCAAGACTCTTCTCGGCCTGATCCCGGCGCTTGGCGGGCAGGTGCGAGTCGATGGCGCGTCGCTGGCGGGGCTGAGCCGCGCGCAGATCGCCCAGGCCGTCGCATACGTCCCGCAACAGCACGCGCCGCCATTTCCCTACGAAGCGATCGAGATCGTGCTGATGGGCCGCACGGCGCGGCTCGGCGCATTCGCCCAGCCCGGCGCGGCGGACCGGCGGGTGGCCGAGGCATCGCTGGAGCGGCTGGGGATCGCCGATCTTGCGGGGCGGGACTATTCGCGGCTGTCAGGCGGGCAGCGCCAGCTTGTGCTGATTGCCCGCGCGCTGGCGCAGGAAGCGCCGCTGGTCGTGATGGACGAGCCAACGGCGAGCCTCGACTTCGGCAACCAGGCCCGCGTCCTGGCGGAAGTCGCCAAGCTGGCGCGCGATGCCGAGAGCGAAGAGCGCGGCGTGATCCTGTCCACGCATGACCCGGACCAGGCGTTTGCGCTCGGTGCGGACGTGCTGCTCATGCGAGACGGGGCGATCGTCGGCCGCGGGCGGCCCGAGGAGGCGCTGACCGGCGAGTCCCTGAGCGCCGTTTACGGCGTGCCGGTCAGCGTGGAGCGCACCGAAAGCGGAAGGCTGGTCTGCGCGCCCGCGCTTCGTCATTCCGCGCCGAGCATGACTTGCGACGCCTTGATGATGACGTAG
- a CDS encoding TOBE domain-containing protein produces the protein MKLSARNRLKGTVSSIKEGPVNSQVQVDIGGGNVLTSMVTSDAVADLGLSEGKEVYVIIKASQVMLGAE, from the coding sequence ATGAAGCTCAGTGCGCGCAACAGGCTCAAGGGCACAGTCAGCAGCATCAAGGAAGGTCCGGTGAACAGCCAGGTTCAGGTCGATATCGGAGGGGGCAACGTGCTCACCTCAATGGTCACGAGCGACGCGGTCGCGGACCTCGGCCTGTCGGAAGGCAAGGAAGTCTACGTCATCATCAAGGCGTCGCAAGTCATGCTCGGCGCGGAATGA
- a CDS encoding peptidoglycan-binding domain-containing protein has protein sequence MSSRSGQPPVETTTNDLAKTDFGASASQEHTEPVPVKIDLSQSSAHEKSPPQQQTADTVPDAESPETSDAPVAVASVGAIESKTIPLPEPKTDSSAAGTRVVVTQGEQKTALTTGEEALRLMPPGPDFAAEVQKELARIGCYRGSVDNIWGPMSRNAVARFNRVAQSKLPLKQPTRALLSSIRKAPDDYCNGGGEAGSQVAALDPGAGLEDLKNRPSYLPPWMRGEPMPEPDEEQAEAEGGAQATPSASETSAREPRARTRRQERARARSRQVRQRRVRQRQARRANRYRSRSSFQNTLRGWPGSGTGR, from the coding sequence ATGTCTTCCCGCTCCGGTCAGCCACCGGTTGAGACCACCACAAACGATCTGGCGAAGACGGATTTCGGCGCTTCGGCCTCGCAGGAGCACACCGAGCCGGTGCCGGTGAAAATCGACCTCTCGCAATCATCGGCGCACGAAAAAAGCCCGCCACAGCAGCAGACCGCCGACACCGTGCCGGATGCGGAATCGCCCGAGACGTCTGATGCGCCCGTGGCGGTCGCCAGCGTCGGCGCGATCGAAAGCAAGACAATTCCGCTGCCCGAACCGAAAACCGATTCCTCTGCGGCTGGTACGCGCGTCGTCGTGACCCAAGGCGAGCAGAAAACGGCCCTGACGACCGGGGAGGAGGCGTTGCGGCTCATGCCACCGGGGCCGGATTTCGCCGCAGAAGTACAGAAAGAGCTTGCGCGGATCGGCTGCTATCGCGGCAGCGTAGACAATATCTGGGGGCCGATGAGCCGAAACGCCGTGGCCCGCTTCAATCGGGTGGCGCAGTCGAAACTTCCGCTGAAACAGCCCACGCGCGCGCTGTTGAGCTCGATACGAAAGGCGCCTGACGACTATTGTAATGGGGGTGGCGAGGCCGGATCGCAGGTTGCCGCGCTGGATCCGGGGGCCGGTCTTGAGGATCTGAAGAACCGGCCGTCCTATCTGCCGCCATGGATGCGCGGCGAGCCGATGCCCGAGCCGGATGAGGAGCAGGCTGAAGCCGAAGGCGGCGCCCAGGCGACACCGAGTGCCAGCGAGACAAGCGCCCGGGAGCCCAGGGCCAGGACGAGACGTCAAGAGCGTGCGCGCGCGCGGTCAAGGCAGGTAAGGCAGCGGCGGGTTCGCCAGCGCCAGGCGCGGCGCGCTAACCGTTACCGGTCCCGGTCGTCGTTCCAAAATACGCTCCGCGGCTGGCCGGGATCAGGCACTGGCCGGTGA
- a CDS encoding UDP-glucose dehydrogenase family protein — MNICMIGAGYVGLVSAACFSNFGWHVHCIDKDADKVAGIVDGKMPIYEPGLEELVERNVKAGRLHFSTELAEAVRDADLVFLAVGTPMRRGDGYADLRYVYQAVAEIAPHLNGFTVVTTKSTVPVGTSREIERRLRELRPDADFAVCSNPEFLREGSAIQDFTHPDRVLVGVDNERAKAKMERVYEPLRLRNAPVIFVGRESAELAKYAANAFLAMKISFINEISDLCEEVGADVQQVATAIGSDRRIGDKFLHPGPGFGGSCFPKDVSALVRTGREARAPLSLIEQVEKVNTERKIAMIPRIERAAGGEVRGKTIACLGVTFKPNTDDMRESPSLVILPMLMERGARVRAYDPQGRANAEPLLPGVEWADDALDAAEGADLLVILTEWNEFRALNLRALKERMRGRILVDLRNVMRPEVAAEEGFVYHGVGRREGATGPQPVQPAGDAVSAASQPTPTGIPNATDA; from the coding sequence TTGAACATCTGCATGATCGGCGCGGGCTATGTCGGGCTGGTGTCCGCCGCCTGTTTTTCCAATTTCGGCTGGCATGTGCACTGCATCGACAAGGATGCCGACAAGGTCGCCGGCATTGTTGACGGCAAGATGCCCATTTATGAGCCGGGTCTGGAAGAGCTGGTCGAGCGGAACGTCAAGGCCGGGCGGCTGCACTTCTCGACCGAGCTGGCCGAGGCCGTGCGCGACGCGGACCTGGTCTTCCTTGCCGTTGGCACCCCGATGCGTCGCGGCGACGGCTACGCTGATCTCAGATACGTTTACCAGGCCGTAGCGGAGATCGCGCCGCATCTGAACGGCTTCACCGTCGTCACGACCAAATCCACGGTGCCCGTGGGCACGAGCCGCGAGATCGAGCGGCGCCTGCGTGAGCTGCGGCCCGATGCCGACTTCGCCGTGTGCTCCAACCCCGAATTCCTTCGTGAAGGTTCCGCCATTCAGGATTTCACCCATCCGGACCGGGTGCTTGTGGGCGTGGATAATGAACGCGCCAAGGCCAAGATGGAGCGCGTTTATGAGCCCCTGCGCCTGCGCAACGCGCCGGTGATTTTCGTCGGGCGCGAGTCCGCCGAGCTGGCAAAATACGCGGCCAACGCCTTTCTGGCGATGAAAATCAGCTTCATCAACGAGATTTCCGATCTGTGCGAGGAAGTGGGCGCCGATGTGCAACAGGTCGCCACGGCCATCGGCTCGGACCGTCGTATTGGCGACAAGTTCCTGCATCCAGGACCGGGCTTTGGCGGGTCGTGCTTTCCGAAGGACGTCTCCGCGCTGGTGCGCACCGGCCGGGAGGCCCGCGCCCCGCTCTCGCTGATCGAACAGGTCGAGAAGGTCAACACTGAGCGCAAGATCGCCATGATCCCGCGCATCGAGCGCGCGGCGGGCGGCGAGGTACGCGGCAAGACGATTGCTTGCCTGGGCGTGACCTTCAAGCCGAATACCGACGACATGCGCGAGTCCCCGAGCCTGGTCATCCTGCCGATGCTGATGGAGCGCGGGGCCCGCGTGCGCGCTTATGATCCGCAGGGGCGTGCCAACGCTGAGCCGCTTCTGCCGGGGGTCGAGTGGGCGGATGACGCGCTCGATGCCGCCGAGGGGGCGGACCTGCTCGTAATCCTGACCGAGTGGAACGAGTTCCGGGCGCTGAACCTGCGCGCACTGAAAGAGCGGATGCGCGGAAGGATCCTCGTCGACCTTCGCAACGTGATGCGCCCGGAAGTCGCTGCAGAAGAGGGCTTTGTCTATCACGGCGTGGGCCGCCGAGAAGGAGCGACCGGGCCGCAACCGGTTCAGCCTGCAGGCGATGCAGTCTCTGCGGCGAGCCAACCCACGCCGACCGGGATACCCAACGCCACTGATGCCTGA
- the serB gene encoding phosphoserine phosphatase SerB produces the protein MSYVLVLMAPAPGDDVAALVEAARATLTGAGEVRWLAPGKAAEIPLPDAPAERLATWHEQMAELIDEQSVDYAILPAENRRKRLLIADMDSTIIGQECLDEVAGAVGIKPQVAAITERAMRGELNFEDALRERIGLLLGLPEASLADVLETRITLNPGARELVGTMRANGAVTILVSGGFTFFTGDVAGRAGFDTHRGNVLLFDDGKLTGVAEPILGREAKRETLLQQARAHNIPLDDVLAVGDGANDLAMLELAGLGVAYHAKPVVAAQADTSIRHCDLTALLYLQGYAQDAFTTG, from the coding sequence ATGTCTTATGTGCTCGTCCTCATGGCGCCCGCACCGGGCGATGACGTTGCCGCGCTGGTTGAAGCCGCGCGCGCCACGCTGACCGGCGCTGGCGAGGTGCGCTGGCTCGCGCCCGGCAAGGCCGCCGAAATCCCGCTGCCCGATGCCCCGGCGGAGAGGCTGGCGACCTGGCATGAACAGATGGCTGAACTCATCGACGAGCAGTCCGTCGACTACGCCATCCTGCCCGCCGAAAACCGGCGCAAGCGTCTGCTGATCGCCGACATGGACAGCACCATTATCGGACAGGAATGCCTAGATGAAGTCGCGGGCGCCGTCGGGATCAAGCCCCAGGTCGCCGCAATTACCGAGCGCGCCATGCGTGGCGAGTTGAATTTCGAGGACGCGCTGCGCGAGCGGATCGGGCTCTTGCTTGGGCTGCCTGAGGCGTCGCTGGCCGACGTGCTGGAGACGCGCATCACGCTTAATCCCGGCGCGCGCGAACTCGTCGGTACGATGCGCGCCAACGGCGCGGTGACAATCCTGGTCTCCGGCGGTTTCACCTTTTTCACAGGCGATGTCGCCGGGCGCGCTGGCTTCGACACGCATCGGGGCAACGTGCTTCTGTTCGACGACGGCAAGCTGACCGGGGTGGCCGAACCCATCCTGGGCCGCGAGGCCAAGCGAGAGACGCTGCTGCAACAAGCGCGCGCCCATAACATCCCGCTCGACGACGTGCTGGCCGTTGGTGACGGCGCCAACGATCTGGCGATGCTGGAACTGGCGGGGCTTGGCGTGGCCTACCACGCGAAGCCGGTCGTCGCTGCGCAGGCCGACACCAGCATCCGGCACTGTGATCTGACCGCCCTGCTCTATTTGCAGGGGTATGCGCAAGACGCCTTCACCACAGGATAA
- the miaA gene encoding tRNA (adenosine(37)-N6)-dimethylallyltransferase MiaA, with the protein MTAKDAILIAGPTASGKSAFALDLAERRGGLIINADSMQVYRELRIVTARPSESHQARVPHRLYGVRSGVAPYSVGQWLDDAAEALREARESGLVPIFVGGTGLYFKALLEGLSPVPEIPDDIRSYWRERARIETAAALHTLLGDRDPAAAAQLRPSDTQRIVRALEVVQATGQSITQWQQGEGTPLLNAEQTEKYVVAPDRATLYRACDARAARMVEDGAIEEVAALLRLGLDPALPVMRAIGVRPLGAYLRGETDLETALSRLQTETRRYAKRQLTWARRNMISWGWIEPE; encoded by the coding sequence ATGACGGCCAAAGACGCCATTCTTATCGCAGGGCCGACGGCGAGCGGCAAGTCCGCCTTCGCGCTCGACCTCGCAGAGCGGCGCGGCGGGCTGATCATCAACGCCGACAGCATGCAGGTCTATCGCGAGCTGCGGATCGTGACAGCCCGGCCCTCCGAATCGCATCAGGCGCGGGTGCCGCACCGGCTCTATGGCGTTCGCTCCGGCGTTGCGCCGTATTCGGTCGGCCAGTGGCTGGACGACGCCGCCGAAGCGCTGCGCGAGGCGCGGGAAAGCGGCCTTGTCCCGATTTTTGTCGGCGGCACAGGGCTTTATTTCAAGGCGCTACTGGAGGGGCTGTCGCCGGTGCCCGAAATCCCCGACGACATCCGCAGCTACTGGCGCGAGCGGGCGCGCATCGAAACAGCGGCCGCGCTGCACACCCTGCTGGGGGACCGGGACCCAGCCGCAGCGGCGCAGCTCCGCCCCTCCGACACCCAGCGCATCGTCCGCGCGCTGGAGGTGGTGCAGGCGACGGGCCAGTCCATCACCCAATGGCAGCAGGGCGAGGGCACACCGCTTCTGAACGCGGAGCAGACCGAGAAATATGTCGTCGCGCCGGACCGTGCCACGCTCTATCGCGCCTGCGATGCGCGCGCGGCGCGTATGGTCGAGGACGGCGCGATCGAGGAGGTCGCTGCGCTCCTGCGTCTCGGGCTGGATCCCGCGCTTCCCGTCATGCGCGCGATCGGCGTGCGACCATTGGGCGCATATCTGCGCGGCGAAACTGATCTGGAGACGGCGCTCAGCCGTTTGCAGACGGAGACGCGGCGCTATGCAAAGCGGCAACTGACCTGGGCGCGGCGAAATATGATTTCGTGGGGTTGGATAGAACCGGAATAA